In Simplicispira sp. 125, one DNA window encodes the following:
- a CDS encoding malonyl-CoA decarboxylase, producing MTTAPEWITRNVSRLRGARPAADAAPASVAAKPAAERSTHERLQATLRRGTEALAPRALRRLLADLQEVVAPRVSEMEGGTRAQAVAAWYAQAEPGERRDMWLLMSEQFAPDATRFKSARVRYEAAAGTEEQGQAEIGLRRAMVSPRTRLLQRFAVFPQGMRFLVDLRAELLRALKGDKRLLALDAELEHLFSTWFDVAFLELRRLSWDSPASLLEKLIQYEAVHDIRSWADLKNRLDSDRRCYGFFHPRLPNEPLIFVEVALVDHISGSITPLLDETAAHMDIGKSTTAIFYSISNTQTGLRGVSFGDSLIKHVVETLQQEFPRLRTFATLSPIPGFRAWLGKNAGAMLERLDERRRAELGRAVGFEPPQASHLLEAVDKAQALDERSPVRQLLLQCAAHYLARELVDGKPVDPVARFHLGNGARVERLNWAGDPSAKGHKQSYGLMVNYLYDLKRIDKHRSLLAEGKVAASREIESLSALR from the coding sequence ATGACCACCGCACCCGAATGGATCACCCGCAATGTTTCGCGCCTGCGCGGTGCCCGACCCGCAGCCGATGCAGCCCCGGCCTCCGTAGCCGCAAAACCCGCGGCCGAGCGCAGTACCCATGAGCGCCTGCAGGCCACGCTGCGCCGTGGCACCGAGGCACTCGCGCCGCGTGCCCTGCGCCGCCTGCTGGCCGACCTGCAGGAGGTGGTGGCGCCCCGGGTCAGCGAGATGGAAGGGGGGACCCGCGCCCAGGCGGTGGCCGCCTGGTACGCGCAGGCCGAACCGGGCGAGCGGCGCGACATGTGGCTGCTGATGAGCGAGCAGTTTGCGCCCGACGCCACGCGCTTCAAATCCGCCCGTGTACGTTACGAGGCGGCGGCGGGCACGGAAGAGCAGGGCCAGGCCGAAATCGGCCTGCGCCGCGCGATGGTTTCGCCCCGCACGCGCCTGCTGCAGCGTTTTGCGGTGTTTCCGCAAGGCATGCGGTTTTTGGTGGACTTGCGTGCCGAACTGCTGCGCGCCTTGAAAGGCGACAAGCGCCTGCTGGCGCTCGATGCCGAGCTGGAGCACCTGTTCTCTACCTGGTTCGACGTGGCCTTCCTGGAGTTGCGCCGCCTCTCGTGGGATTCGCCGGCCTCGCTGCTCGAAAAACTCATCCAGTACGAGGCCGTGCACGACATCCGCAGTTGGGCCGATTTGAAGAACCGCCTCGACAGCGACCGCCGCTGCTATGGATTTTTCCACCCGCGCCTGCCCAATGAGCCTTTGATTTTTGTCGAAGTGGCCCTGGTGGACCATATCTCCGGCAGCATTACGCCGCTGCTCGACGAGACAGCCGCGCACATGGATATCGGCAAATCCACCACGGCGATTTTTTATTCCATCAGCAACACGCAAACCGGCTTGCGCGGCGTGAGCTTTGGTGACTCGCTCATCAAGCATGTCGTGGAGACGCTGCAGCAGGAGTTTCCGCGCCTGCGCACCTTTGCCACGCTGTCGCCGATTCCGGGTTTCCGTGCGTGGCTGGGCAAAAATGCAGGCGCCATGCTCGAGCGCCTGGACGAGCGGCGCCGCGCTGAGCTGGGCCGCGCAGTGGGCTTCGAGCCGCCGCAGGCCTCGCACCTGCTGGAAGCTGTGGACAAGGCGCAGGCGCTGGATGAACGCTCGCCCGTGCGCCAGTTGCTGCTGCAGTGTGCTGCGCACTACCTGGCACGCGAGCTGGTGGATGGCAAGCCCGTAGACCCGGTGGCGCGCTTCCACCTGGGCAATGGTGCACGGGTGGAGCGCCTCAATTGGGCGGGAGACCCGTCAGCCAAGGGCCACAAGCAGTCGTACGGACTGATGGTGAATTATTTGTACGACCTCAAGCGCATCGACAAGCACCGCAGCCTGCTGGCCGAGGGCAAGGTGGCCGCATCGCGCGAGATCGAAAGTCTGAGCGCCTTGCGCTGA
- a CDS encoding enoyl-CoA hydratase-related protein — translation METTAEVAAARAAGEAGDAGVVLVTVRNSGRLNAMSRAMWRQLRSVFLGIQQDARVRCVLIEGAGGAFCAGGDISEYPAFRFDPAALRDFHENDVWGALQAMLDCDVPIVARIDGACMGAGVEIASCCDIRIAGAGSRFGAPIARLGFPMAPREAQLVAGAVGELTARQMLLEAATFTAPEMLARGFLSRVVPDERLGAEALGTALRVAALAPQAARLNKQTLRALKMPPALDGQAPTAIENEAHSAADPYAYAPSAEHREGITAFLAKRPPVF, via the coding sequence ATGGAAACAACCGCAGAAGTGGCGGCGGCGCGGGCCGCTGGAGAGGCCGGCGATGCCGGTGTAGTGCTGGTCACCGTGCGCAACAGCGGGCGGCTCAACGCCATGTCGCGAGCCATGTGGCGCCAGTTGCGCAGTGTTTTTCTGGGCATCCAGCAGGATGCCAGGGTGCGCTGCGTGCTCATCGAAGGGGCGGGCGGCGCTTTCTGCGCAGGCGGAGACATTTCGGAATACCCAGCCTTTCGCTTCGACCCGGCGGCGTTGCGAGACTTTCATGAGAACGATGTCTGGGGCGCTCTGCAGGCCATGCTCGACTGCGACGTGCCCATCGTGGCGCGCATCGATGGCGCCTGCATGGGCGCGGGCGTGGAGATCGCCAGTTGCTGCGACATCCGCATTGCCGGAGCAGGTTCGCGCTTTGGCGCACCCATTGCGCGCCTGGGTTTTCCGATGGCCCCGCGCGAGGCGCAGCTCGTGGCGGGCGCCGTGGGGGAGCTGACGGCGCGCCAGATGCTGCTGGAAGCCGCCACCTTTACGGCGCCCGAGATGCTGGCGCGTGGATTCCTGAGCCGCGTGGTGCCCGACGAGCGGCTCGGCGCCGAGGCCCTGGGCACCGCCCTGCGCGTGGCCGCGCTGGCACCCCAGGCCGCCCGCCTGAACAAGCAGACACTTCGGGCATTAAAAATGCCTCCAGCGCTTGATGGTCAAGCGCCAACAGCTATCGAAAATGAAGCACATAGCGCTGCGGACCCATACGCCTACGCGCCCAGTGCCGAACACCGTGAGGGCATCACCGCCTTCCTTGCCAAACGCCCGCCTGTGTTTTGA
- a CDS encoding malonyl-CoA synthase, with protein sequence MPPNESLFAALRAAFPADLDATAIETTAPDGTPLYYTWGDIDRASARMANLLGSLGLPDGSRIAVQVEKSVEALLLYLATLRAGYVFLPLNTAYQSAEIEYFIGNAEPAVVVCTPGNFGWVSKIAFTAGTRHVFTLGENRDGSLLERAVHYADTHEVARKGPDDVAAILYTSGTTGRSKGAMLTHGNLLSNAVVLNDYWGWRQDDVLIHALPIFHVHGLFVAIHAALLGGSKMIWLAKFDPQAVIAALPRATVFMGVPTLYVRMLGEARLTHAAARHMRLFISGSAPLLIETFRDWQERTGHTILERYGMSETIMLTSNPYQADARHGGQDERRGGTVGFPLPGVGLRVVGDDGRELAVGETGHIQVRGANVFQGYWRMPEKTAEEFTPDGWFKTGDVGVVDERGYVRIVGRSKDLIISGGYNVYPAEVEGTINELPGVMESALVGVPHPDFGEVGVAVVIAKPGTVLDGEVILAQLKSQLANFKVPKRCFVAAELPRNAMGKVQKNLLRAQYQGLFA encoded by the coding sequence ATGCCCCCCAACGAAAGCCTCTTCGCCGCCCTGCGCGCGGCCTTTCCCGCCGACCTGGACGCCACGGCCATCGAAACCACCGCGCCCGATGGCACGCCGCTGTACTACACCTGGGGCGACATCGACCGCGCCAGTGCGCGCATGGCCAATTTGCTGGGCTCGCTGGGTCTGCCCGATGGCAGCCGCATCGCCGTGCAGGTGGAAAAATCCGTCGAGGCCTTGCTGCTGTACCTGGCCACGCTGCGTGCGGGCTATGTCTTTTTGCCGCTCAACACCGCCTACCAGAGCGCCGAGATCGAATACTTCATCGGCAACGCTGAGCCTGCGGTGGTGGTGTGCACGCCGGGCAACTTTGGCTGGGTGTCGAAGATCGCCTTCACGGCGGGCACGCGCCATGTGTTCACGCTGGGCGAGAACCGCGACGGCAGCCTGCTGGAGCGCGCCGTGCACTATGCCGACACGCACGAGGTGGCGCGCAAAGGCCCGGACGATGTGGCCGCCATTCTCTACACCAGCGGCACCACGGGCCGTAGCAAGGGGGCGATGCTGACGCACGGCAACCTGCTGTCCAACGCGGTGGTGCTCAATGACTACTGGGGCTGGCGCCAGGACGACGTGCTGATCCACGCGCTGCCCATCTTCCATGTGCATGGGCTGTTCGTGGCCATCCATGCGGCGCTGCTGGGCGGCAGCAAGATGATCTGGCTGGCGAAGTTCGACCCTCAGGCCGTGATCGCCGCGCTGCCGCGCGCCACGGTGTTCATGGGCGTGCCCACGCTGTATGTGCGCATGCTGGGCGAGGCCAGGCTCACGCACGCGGCGGCGCGCCACATGCGGCTGTTCATTTCGGGCTCGGCGCCGCTGCTCATCGAAACCTTCCGCGACTGGCAGGAGCGCACCGGCCACACCATCCTGGAACGCTACGGCATGAGCGAGACCATCATGCTCACCTCCAACCCTTACCAAGCCGATGCGCGCCACGGAGGCCAGGACGAGCGCCGTGGCGGCACCGTGGGCTTCCCGCTGCCCGGCGTGGGCCTGCGTGTGGTGGGGGACGACGGCCGGGAGCTGGCCGTGGGCGAGACCGGCCACATCCAGGTGCGCGGCGCCAACGTGTTCCAGGGCTACTGGCGCATGCCCGAGAAGACGGCCGAGGAGTTCACGCCCGATGGCTGGTTCAAGACCGGCGACGTGGGCGTGGTGGACGAGCGCGGCTACGTGCGCATCGTCGGCCGCAGCAAGGACCTGATCATCAGCGGCGGCTACAACGTCTACCCGGCCGAGGTCGAGGGCACCATCAACGAGCTGCCCGGCGTGATGGAAAGCGCCCTGGTCGGTGTGCCGCACCCTGATTTCGGTGAGGTGGGCGTGGCTGTGGTCATTGCCAAACCGGGTACCGTGCTGGACGGCGAGGTGATTCTTGCGCAGCTCAAGTCCCAGCTGGCCAACTTCAAGGTTCCCAAGCGCTGCTTCGTGGCCGCCGAGCTGCCGCGCAACGCCATGGGCAAGGTGCAAAAGAACCTGCTGCGCGCGCAGTACCAGGGGCTGTTTGCCTGA
- a CDS encoding IPTL-CTERM sorting domain-containing protein, translating to MCECISGRNAPSLAALERNGGRCRQHQAVPYTTGAVTANCTVNASFGVVPPTRYPINISASAGGSVVCSPNPVPHGASATCTATPNTGYRLTAWGGQCSGNTPSCTLAAVTSATSVTAQFAPAQAIPTLGEWAMLLLSGLMGIAALGVLRRR from the coding sequence ATGTGCGAATGCATCAGCGGACGAAATGCCCCGTCGCTGGCGGCTCTGGAGCGCAATGGAGGCCGCTGCCGACAGCACCAGGCGGTACCCTACACCACTGGGGCCGTTACGGCCAACTGCACGGTTAACGCGAGCTTTGGTGTCGTGCCCCCGACCAGGTACCCCATCAACATTTCTGCCAGCGCCGGTGGCAGTGTGGTGTGCAGCCCCAACCCCGTGCCGCATGGCGCCAGCGCCACCTGCACCGCCACGCCCAACACAGGTTACCGCTTGACGGCTTGGGGCGGCCAATGCAGCGGCAATACCCCGTCGTGCACCCTGGCTGCGGTGACTTCGGCCACCAGCGTCACAGCGCAGTTTGCGCCGGCGCAGGCCATTCCGACCCTGGGTGAATGGGCTATGCTGCTGCTCTCGGGCCTGATGGGTATTGCCGCGCTGGGGGTGCTGCGCAGGCGGTGA
- the xrtH gene encoding exosortase H yields MLRFFSIFGVSLLVLFRIDMLESVQRTVIAPWSDWLAVLSFLCMTPFDPDVMHSGRLLYSPSTGFAVSIEAGCNGIEAAIVLIAGVLAFPATWTQKAWGFAIGFGAIQVANLLRIISLYYLGRWNMQWFEFAHLYLWQALIMLDVLVVWLLWMRWVGRQAARAEISRTAHAI; encoded by the coding sequence ATGTTGCGTTTTTTTAGTATTTTTGGTGTCTCCCTGCTGGTCCTGTTTCGCATCGACATGCTCGAGAGCGTGCAGCGCACGGTGATTGCCCCCTGGTCGGACTGGCTTGCCGTCCTCAGCTTCTTGTGTATGACCCCTTTCGACCCGGATGTGATGCATTCCGGGCGGCTGCTTTACAGCCCATCGACGGGTTTTGCTGTGTCCATCGAAGCGGGGTGCAATGGCATCGAGGCGGCGATCGTGCTGATTGCGGGCGTTTTGGCCTTCCCCGCCACCTGGACTCAAAAGGCCTGGGGCTTTGCCATAGGCTTTGGTGCCATACAGGTGGCCAACCTGCTGCGCATCATCAGCCTGTATTACCTGGGGCGCTGGAACATGCAGTGGTTCGAGTTTGCCCACCTCTATTTGTGGCAGGCTTTGATCATGCTCGATGTGCTGGTGGTCTGGTTGCTATGGATGCGCTGGGTGGGTCGGCAAGCGGCCCGGGCCGAAATTTCCCGCACTGCCCATGCGATCTAA
- a CDS encoding exosortase H-associated membrane protein has product MRSNSLPLFLLLSLAGLLCLMPVWYFFLAPWLAVPVFYMAGEALSNLFHWVVIYQPTGTQATLLTSLQFIAEQGQGRSGKLAPVVEYRIHGYGLVMLWAMLLASRPAALVQKLLLGTGAMLVVSAVSVALQWLNEVFNRSGAHVLAQTRAPTWLVEAVEFGFHFNLFIFTALAPVLLWVLMNRPFVQALWSDAMVVPPRAARSDQPE; this is encoded by the coding sequence ATGCGATCTAATTCTTTGCCGCTGTTCCTGTTGTTGTCGCTGGCCGGGCTGCTGTGCCTGATGCCGGTGTGGTATTTTTTTCTTGCGCCTTGGCTGGCCGTTCCAGTGTTTTACATGGCGGGCGAGGCTTTATCCAACTTGTTCCATTGGGTGGTGATTTACCAGCCCACAGGAACCCAGGCGACGCTGTTGACCAGCCTGCAGTTCATTGCCGAACAAGGGCAGGGCCGATCGGGCAAGCTGGCGCCGGTGGTGGAGTATCGAATCCACGGTTATGGCCTGGTGATGCTGTGGGCCATGTTGCTTGCTTCACGCCCTGCGGCACTGGTGCAAAAACTGTTGCTGGGAACCGGGGCTATGTTGGTTGTTTCGGCTGTGAGCGTGGCGCTGCAATGGCTCAATGAAGTTTTCAATCGCTCCGGCGCCCATGTGCTTGCGCAAACCCGGGCGCCCACTTGGCTGGTGGAGGCGGTGGAGTTTGGTTTCCACTTCAACCTTTTTATTTTTACCGCTCTCGCACCCGTTCTTTTGTGGGTGCTGATGAACCGCCCGTTTGTGCAGGCTTTGTGGAGTGATGCAATGGTTGTGCCGCCACGGGCAGCACGTTCAGATCAACCTGAGTAG
- a CDS encoding universal stress protein, which yields MYKRILIATDGSELSDKAVESGLSLAALTGATVIALKVVPRYPRSYFEGGLPVDASDIRRIEKQWSDAAQAMVDAIKDKGETQGLTVKAIVAKSDLVAEAVIAAAKKHKCDLIVMASHGRKGIKRLLLGSETQHVLTHSHIPVLVLR from the coding sequence ATGTACAAACGCATTCTGATTGCCACCGACGGCTCGGAGCTGTCTGACAAAGCCGTGGAAAGCGGCCTCTCGCTCGCCGCGCTCACGGGAGCGACCGTGATCGCGCTGAAAGTGGTTCCCCGCTACCCACGCAGCTACTTTGAAGGGGGCCTGCCCGTAGACGCCAGCGATATTCGCCGCATCGAGAAGCAATGGAGCGATGCTGCGCAAGCCATGGTCGACGCTATCAAAGACAAGGGCGAAACCCAGGGCCTGACGGTGAAGGCCATAGTGGCCAAGTCCGACCTGGTAGCCGAGGCCGTGATTGCCGCTGCCAAGAAACACAAGTGCGACCTGATCGTGATGGCCTCACATGGCCGCAAAGGTATCAAGCGCTTGCTGCTGGGCAGCGAGACACAGCATGTGCTGACGCATTCGCACATCCCGGTGCTGGTGCTGCGTTAG
- a CDS encoding cation-translocating P-type ATPase, producing MSMISITAPDTREASAVSSVPFLPVGPGAETLLDDPQEWASFGRQCADTAQQSAAWESHVVVKGMHCATCALTIEEALRAVPGVAQAEVSAATQRARVVWQPGQVLPSQWLAAVRKAGYQALPAMDAMAREQRVREHRQALWRWLVAGFCMMQVMMYAWPAYIADPGDLTAEMEHLLRWASWVITLPVVIFSCGPFFGNALRDIRQRRVSMDLPVALGMAITFVVSTAGTFEPDGVFGREVYFDSLTMFVFFLLTGRWLELRLRDRTVGALEAVMNRLPDSVERRGADGSFERVAVRRLVPGDVVRVLPGEAFPGDGSITEGTTRVDEALLTGESVPLARGVGGTVAAGSYNLQSAVLVQVKQVGAETRFGQIVSLMESASLQKPRLARIADQVARPFLVLVLLAAGAAALWWWPTDPSHALMVAVSVLIVTCPCALSLATPVAMLSAAGALARQGVLVRNLQGLEALASIDTVVFDKTGTLTRDGMAVRGVHGKAELAADEALALAAALARHSLHPVSRALVAEATRRKLENSARWSFDEVQEEAGAGLSALVHSADGAGTARRLLLGSARHVGSAAAQEPGALQQVFLAWQQEGQVPQQLAVFDLSEDLRPEAAAVMNALREAGIGVQLLSGDRAPAVARLAAQAGIARWQGDCSPQDKLDALLRLQEQGHRSAMVGDGLNDGPVLAGAHVSFAFGRAVPLAQSRSDFVVLGDDLSLVPQAIDLARRTLRVVRQNLWWAAGYNALCVPLAIAGYMPAWLAGLGMALSSLLVVLNAARLTSPLAALPGVAGSSPTALSAASVAAQPA from the coding sequence ATGTCAATGATTTCCATAACGGCTCCGGATACGCGAGAGGCGTCGGCTGTCTCGTCCGTGCCGTTTTTGCCTGTCGGACCGGGCGCGGAAACGCTGCTCGACGACCCGCAGGAGTGGGCGTCGTTTGGCCGCCAGTGCGCCGACACGGCGCAGCAGAGCGCGGCATGGGAGTCGCATGTCGTCGTCAAGGGCATGCATTGCGCTACCTGTGCGCTGACCATTGAAGAAGCCTTGCGTGCCGTCCCCGGTGTGGCGCAGGCCGAAGTCAGCGCCGCAACGCAGCGCGCTCGCGTGGTGTGGCAGCCCGGTCAGGTGCTGCCTTCGCAGTGGCTTGCCGCGGTGCGCAAGGCCGGTTACCAGGCCTTGCCGGCCATGGACGCCATGGCGCGTGAGCAGCGCGTGCGCGAGCACCGCCAGGCCCTGTGGCGCTGGCTGGTGGCCGGGTTCTGCATGATGCAGGTCATGATGTACGCATGGCCTGCCTACATCGCCGATCCCGGGGATTTGACGGCCGAAATGGAGCACTTGCTGCGCTGGGCATCCTGGGTCATTACGCTGCCCGTGGTGATTTTTTCCTGTGGCCCGTTTTTTGGAAATGCGCTGCGCGACATCCGCCAGCGCCGCGTGAGCATGGATCTGCCAGTAGCGTTGGGCATGGCCATCACTTTTGTGGTCAGTACAGCGGGCACGTTTGAGCCCGATGGTGTTTTTGGTCGCGAGGTGTATTTCGATTCGCTCACCATGTTTGTTTTCTTTCTGCTCACCGGGCGCTGGCTGGAGCTGCGCCTGCGCGACCGCACAGTGGGCGCGCTCGAAGCGGTGATGAACCGCCTGCCCGACAGCGTGGAGCGGCGTGGTGCTGACGGCAGCTTTGAGCGCGTGGCGGTGCGTAGGCTGGTGCCTGGCGATGTCGTGCGGGTGCTGCCGGGCGAGGCCTTTCCGGGCGACGGCAGCATTACCGAAGGCACCACACGGGTAGACGAGGCGCTGCTCACGGGCGAGTCCGTGCCCCTGGCGCGTGGCGTGGGTGGCACAGTGGCAGCGGGCAGTTATAACCTGCAGTCGGCAGTGCTGGTGCAGGTGAAACAGGTCGGGGCTGAGACGCGGTTTGGTCAGATCGTGTCCCTGATGGAAAGCGCCTCGCTGCAAAAACCCCGCCTGGCGCGCATTGCGGACCAGGTTGCGCGCCCATTCTTGGTGCTGGTGCTGCTGGCAGCAGGGGCCGCCGCATTGTGGTGGTGGCCTACCGATCCCAGCCATGCCTTGATGGTGGCGGTTTCAGTGCTGATCGTGACCTGCCCCTGCGCCTTGTCGTTGGCGACACCCGTGGCCATGCTGTCGGCTGCTGGGGCCTTGGCGCGCCAGGGCGTGCTGGTGCGCAACCTGCAGGGGCTGGAAGCCCTTGCGTCCATTGATACCGTGGTGTTTGACAAGACGGGTACGCTCACCCGCGACGGCATGGCCGTGCGCGGCGTGCATGGCAAGGCGGAACTGGCCGCCGACGAAGCACTGGCGCTGGCGGCTGCGTTGGCGCGCCATTCGCTGCACCCTGTTTCGCGCGCCCTGGTGGCTGAAGCCACGCGCCGCAAGCTTGAGAACTCTGCGCGTTGGTCATTCGATGAAGTGCAGGAAGAGGCAGGCGCCGGGCTGAGCGCCCTGGTGCACAGCGCCGACGGGGCGGGTACCGCACGGCGCCTGCTGTTGGGTTCGGCGCGCCACGTGGGGAGTGCTGCTGCGCAGGAGCCTGGAGCTCTCCAGCAAGTGTTTTTGGCCTGGCAGCAGGAGGGTCAGGTGCCGCAGCAACTGGCTGTCTTTGACCTGAGTGAAGACTTGCGTCCCGAAGCCGCAGCAGTCATGAATGCTCTGCGCGAGGCGGGCATTGGCGTGCAATTGCTCTCGGGCGACCGTGCGCCTGCCGTGGCGCGGCTGGCGGCGCAGGCGGGCATTGCACGATGGCAGGGCGATTGCTCACCCCAAGACAAACTCGATGCGCTGCTGCGTCTGCAAGAGCAAGGCCACCGCAGCGCCATGGTGGGCGATGGGTTGAATGACGGGCCGGTGCTTGCCGGAGCGCATGTATCGTTCGCCTTTGGCCGCGCGGTGCCTCTTGCGCAATCGCGCTCTGATTTTGTGGTGTTGGGCGATGATCTTTCGCTCGTGCCCCAGGCCATTGACCTGGCCCGGCGTACTTTGCGTGTGGTACGCCAGAACCTGTGGTGGGCCGCAGGGTACAACGCATTGTGCGTGCCGCTGGCGATTGCGGGCTATATGCCAGCCTGGCTGGCGGGGCTGGGCATGGCGCTCAGTTCGCTGCTCGTCGTTCTCAATGCAGCGCGCCTGACATCGCCCCTGGCGGCTCTTCCGGGCGTTGCCGGTTCGAGCCCAACTGCCCTGTCGGCCGCCTCTGTAGCGGCCCAACCTGCCTGA
- the ccoS gene encoding cbb3-type cytochrome oxidase assembly protein CcoS, with translation MDILYLLIPLSVALVLLILLGLWWAVYRGQFENVEQEGERILRDG, from the coding sequence ATGGACATTCTTTATCTCCTGATTCCTTTGTCAGTAGCGCTGGTTTTACTGATTTTGCTGGGGCTGTGGTGGGCTGTTTATCGCGGGCAGTTCGAAAACGTCGAGCAAGAGGGCGAGCGGATTCTTCGGGACGGTTGA